From one uncultured Paludibacter sp. genomic stretch:
- a CDS encoding conserved hypothetical protein (Evidence 4 : Unknown function but conserved in other organisms), producing the protein MKRTLKQIFTIFIFISFLGLSSCSDYLDTLPGDKLDDATIWANPSLVEGFVFNIYRGVPYPYQWYMSASLVDEAVPIQVDGVVTNVVNCQLTPENQAAFANNWAAAMENWWWKSVYTNIRSCNKFFENVDRTPFANQDEKNQLIGEVHFLRAYFYNLLMTQYGGVPIIDHVVNIGDNYEVPRNTFEETVNFIVADLDAAVADGKLTNQTDKTRATEGAVYALKTRVLLYAASDLHHSTAWQGGYAHPELVGYTTNNQEALYTAAKTAAEKVMTLGYELYDVNADKATNFQDLFLQMNSNEQIFITIYDKVNTPYWATDWLAWICGTPSYGGWGLNQVTANLADAFENVDGSKFNINAQSANPYANRDPRFDGTILHNGSSWYYNSWGTLYPTTIDITQGADYNNGGSTGYYIKKFISNKDGENTWYYGSRQPQPYIQIRYAEVLLNYAEACIALHKDGDAKIALNKIRNRAGMPDITESGDALMARYRNERRVELAWEGHRLWDVRRWMIGTEGYSNAKGVKVESGIYKDFDFETRSWKNSHYLIPIPQSEINKNSALIQNPGY; encoded by the coding sequence ATGAAACGTACATTAAAACAAATATTTACTATATTCATCTTTATCTCTTTTTTAGGACTTTCATCATGTTCCGATTATTTGGACACATTGCCAGGAGATAAATTAGATGATGCAACAATATGGGCTAATCCATCTTTAGTAGAAGGTTTTGTATTTAATATTTACAGAGGTGTTCCATATCCTTATCAGTGGTATATGAGCGCTTCATTAGTAGACGAAGCAGTACCCATTCAAGTAGATGGTGTAGTTACAAACGTGGTAAATTGCCAATTAACACCTGAAAACCAAGCTGCATTTGCAAACAATTGGGCTGCAGCTATGGAAAATTGGTGGTGGAAATCAGTATATACTAATATTCGTTCTTGCAATAAATTTTTTGAAAATGTGGATAGAACTCCATTCGCAAATCAAGATGAGAAAAATCAATTAATAGGCGAAGTACATTTTTTACGTGCTTATTTCTATAATTTATTAATGACTCAATATGGAGGCGTTCCTATTATTGATCATGTAGTGAATATTGGAGATAATTATGAAGTACCTAGAAATACATTTGAAGAAACAGTTAACTTTATTGTGGCGGATTTGGATGCAGCAGTAGCAGATGGTAAATTAACGAATCAGACAGACAAAACAAGAGCTACAGAAGGAGCTGTTTATGCTTTGAAAACGAGAGTATTGCTTTATGCTGCAAGCGACTTACATCACAGTACAGCTTGGCAAGGAGGATATGCACATCCTGAATTGGTTGGTTATACAACTAATAATCAAGAAGCATTATATACAGCTGCTAAAACAGCCGCTGAAAAAGTAATGACTTTAGGATATGAACTTTACGACGTAAATGCTGATAAGGCTACTAATTTTCAAGACTTATTTTTACAAATGAATTCAAATGAACAAATATTTATTACTATATACGACAAAGTAAATACTCCTTATTGGGCTACAGATTGGTTAGCATGGATTTGTGGAACGCCTTCTTATGGAGGATGGGGATTAAACCAAGTAACAGCTAACCTTGCTGATGCTTTTGAGAATGTTGATGGAAGTAAATTTAATATCAATGCTCAATCTGCAAATCCATATGCCAATAGAGATCCTAGATTTGATGGAACAATTCTTCACAATGGCTCCTCATGGTATTATAACTCTTGGGGCACATTATATCCAACAACGATAGATATTACTCAAGGTGCTGATTATAATAATGGAGGTTCTACGGGATACTATATCAAGAAATTTATTTCAAATAAAGATGGAGAGAATACTTGGTATTATGGTTCACGTCAACCTCAACCTTATATTCAAATACGTTACGCCGAAGTATTATTAAATTATGCTGAAGCTTGTATAGCNTTACATAAAGATGGAGATGCAAAAATAGCTCTTAATAAAATACGTAATAGAGCGGGTATGCCTGATATTACCGAATCAGGTGATGCACTTATGGCGCGTTATAGAAACGAAAGAAGAGTAGAATTGGCTTGGGAAGGTCATCGGTTATGGGATGTTCGTCGTTGGATGATTGGGACTGAAGGATATTCAAATGCTAAAGGTGTAAAAGTGGAAAGTGGAATATATAAAGACTTTGATTTTGAAACACGTTCTTGGAAAAACAGTCATTATCTAATTCCAATACCTCAAAGTGAGATTAATAAAAATTCGGCATTAATCCAGAATCCAGGTTATTAG
- a CDS encoding TonB-linked outer membrane protein, SusC/RagA family: MKTKKMLNRGVSLSLILFMLNFFPMMAQNWKSEGKVTDSNGEPLIGVSVIVKGTSQGVTTNIEGIYSISITNVAHPVLAFSYVGYVPVEVKITSASQVNNVVMQTEEKSLSEVVVVGYGTQKKGTVSGSVAGVSGNEIIKSPAMNVTNALAGNISGLVVVGQSGEPGADYSSLYIRGTNSLNDNSPLIVVDGVPGRSLERIDPTTIENISVLKDASAAIYGSQAANGVILVTTKRGKVEKMKIDVSYNVGWTRPTKVAEMCNAAEYATLVNEVNANNPSATHYTAQDIELYASGEDPWKHPNTNWYDAVLKNWSMQHNANISMSGGNEYVQTFASLSTRYQDGFFKNSGSHYRQHDLKTNIIGKINKNISLDIDFTGRIEQGNFLPVGSSTLFYELQSASPLKPAYWPNGLPGPYLDNATQHNPVVQSTPEAGYKLRENYIFNLTSRLDVNIPWVKGXKWTTTAAIDRGLRYFKDLNKRYDLYTWDGTSLDTDGIPVLVKGEYGGEMNLSQQFELDKSYMVNSLLNYQNTFNEKHSVGFLAGIEAFENGMNWFSAMRKNNTLSFPEELNFGNDNQQYANGANSGVDRWLNYLGRINYAYNQKYILEFVWRYQGSSKFYKTNRWGFFPGVSAAYRISEENFWKNSSIDNIINGLKFRGSWGLTGNDKMSSYQFLSLYSKAYYNFVTSDNVNQAGYYESLAAYLKSHWEEARQLDLGMDMNMLNNRLTLTVDYFNNLRSKILITQTQSIPDFTGLTDILPDINLGKVRNKGFDFELTWSDKINDFKYRIGFNGGYAKNKVLFFDEASNIPEYQKITGHPMNSPLLYQAIGIFQTEEEINNTPHIDGAVPGDIIFKDINDDXIIDDKDKTRIYKSAVPTWTSGLNLYVDYKGFDLSILLQGQXGAVRYVQQTGSASNNTNYLKSFYNNRWTADNPSMDYPRTFDRNNEYWVSSTGQNTFWLHKTDFIRLKNIEIGYTFPNEVSKKFACKIIRLTLTGMNLLTFAPDMKDYDPELDYKNEGFAGAGYPIQKIVTTGISINF; encoded by the coding sequence ATGAAAACAAAAAAAATGTTGAATAGAGGAGTTTCTCTCTCTCTTATTTTGTTCATGTTGAACTTTTTTCCAATGATGGCTCAGAATTGGAAATCGGAGGGTAAAGTAACCGACTCTAATGGGGAACCACTAATTGGGGTTTCTGTTATTGTAAAAGGAACCAGTCAGGGCGTTACTACTAATATTGAGGGGATATACTCAATAAGTATCACCAATGTAGCTCATCCTGTTCTTGCGTTTTCTTATGTAGGTTATGTTCCTGTTGAAGTAAAAATTACTTCCGCTTCACAAGTGAATAATGTCGTGATGCAAACCGAAGAAAAATCACTTAGTGAGGTTGTAGTTGTAGGGTATGGCACACAGAAGAAAGGTACTGTATCAGGATCAGTTGCGGGAGTATCCGGTAATGAAATTATTAAATCCCCTGCGATGAATGTAACTAATGCTTTGGCAGGTAACATTTCAGGTTTGGTTGTAGTTGGACAGAGTGGCGAGCCGGGAGCGGATTATTCTTCTTTGTACATAAGAGGCACTAATTCATTAAATGATAATAGTCCATTGATTGTTGTAGATGGAGTGCCNGGACGTTCACTGGAACGTATTGATCCAACAACGATAGAGAATATTTCTGTACTAAAAGACGCCTCAGCTGCAATTTATGGTTCACAAGCAGCTAATGGAGTTATTCTTGTTACTACTAAACGTGGCAAAGTAGAAAAAATGAAAATAGATGTCAGCTATAATGTGGGCTGGACAAGACCAACCAAAGTAGCTGAAATGTGTAATGCTGCAGAATATGCAACATTAGTAAATGAGGTAAACGCAAATAATCCAAGTGCAACACATTACACTGCTCAGGATATAGAATTGTATGCCAGTGGAGAAGATCCTTGGAAGCATCCAAATACAAATTGGTATGATGCAGTATTGAAAAATTGGTCAATGCAACACAATGCTAATATTTCGATGTCGGGTGGGAATGAATATGTTCAAACATTTGCCTCTCTTTCTACACGTTACCAAGATGGTTTTTTCAAAAATAGTGGAAGTCATTATAGACAACACGATTTAAAAACAAACATCATTGGTAAAATCAATAAAAACATTTCATTAGATATAGATTTCACAGGGCGCATTGAGCAAGGTAATTTTTTACCGGTAGGTTCATCTACATTATTCTATGAACTTCAATCAGCTAGCCCCCTAAAACCAGCGTATTGGCCAAATGGATTACCTGGTCCATATTTGGATAATGCAACACAACATAATCCAGTAGTGCAATCAACTCCAGAAGCAGGCTATAAATTAAGAGAAAATTACATATTTAATTTAACTTCTAGATTAGATGTAAATATCCCCTGGGTAAAAGGGNTTAAATGGACAACTACTGCTGCAATTGACCGTGGTTTAAGATATTTCAAAGATTTAAATAAGCGATATGATTTATATACTTGGGATGGAACTTCACTTGATACAGATGGAATTCCTGTTCTTGTTAAAGGAGAATATGGCGGTGAGATGAATTTGTCACAGCAGTTTGAATTGGATAAAAGCTATATGGTTAATTCATTATTAAATTATCAAAATACATTTAATGAAAAACATAGCGTTGGATTTTTAGCTGGTATTGAGGCTTTTGAGAATGGTATGAACTGGTTTAGTGCTATGAGAAAAAATAATACTTTATCATTTCCGGAAGAATTGAACTTTGGAAATGATAATCAACAGTATGCAAATGGTGCTAATTCTGGAGTAGATAGATGGTTAAATTATTTGGGACGTATAAATTATGCATACAATCAAAAATATATACTTGAATTTGTATGGAGATATCAAGGTTCAAGTAAGTTTTATAAAACCAACCGTTGGGGATTTTTCCCGGGGGTTTCAGCAGCCTACCGTATTTCGGAAGAAAATTTTTGGAAAAACAGTTCAATAGATAATATTATTAATGGTTTGAAGTTTAGAGGATCATGGGGATTAACAGGNAATGATAAGATGTCCTCATATCAGTTCTTATCACTTTATTCAAAAGCGTATTACAATTTTGTAACTTCTGATAATGTAAATCAAGCAGGTTATTATGAAAGTTTAGCTGCATATTTGAAATCACACTGGGAAGAAGCACGTCAATTAGATTTGGGTATGGATATGAATATGTTAAATAATCGCTTAACTTTAACTGTAGATTACTTTAATAATTTGCGTTCAAAAATATTAATCACTCAAACTCAATCTATACCGGATTTTACAGGTTTAACAGATATCTTACCTGATATCAATTTAGGAAAAGTGAGAAATAAAGGATTTGATTTTGAATTAACATGGAGTGATAAAATAAATGATTTTAAATATCGTATCGGATTTAATGGAGGATATGCTAAAAACAAAGTCTTATTTTTTGATGAAGCCTCAAATATTCCCGAATACCAGAAAATTACAGGTCATCCAATGAATTCGCCATTGTTATATCAAGCGATAGGAATCTTTCAAACTGAAGAAGAAATAAATAATACTCCTCATATTGATGGTGCTGTTCCTGGAGACATAATTTTTAAAGATATAAATGATGATAANATAATTGATGATAAAGACAAAACTCGTATTTATAAAAGCGCTGTTCCTACCTGGACAAGTGGATTAAATTTATATGTAGATTATAAGGGATTTGATTTATCTATTTTGTTACAAGGGCAANCTGGTGCTGTACGCTACGTACAACAAACAGGAAGTGCAAGCAATAATACTAATTATCTTAAATCATTCTATAATAATCGGTGGACAGCAGATAATCCTTCNATGGATTATCCTCGTACATTTGATCGTAATAATGAATATTGGGTGTCTTCTACTGGTCAAAATACATTCTGGTTACATAAAACAGACTTTATCAGACTTAAAAATATCGAAATCGGTTATACTTTTCCTAATGAAGTTTCTAAGAAATTTGCTTGTAAAATAATAAGACTTACATTAACAGGGATGAATTTGTTAACCTTTGCCCCCGATATGAAAGATTACGATCCTGAATTGGATTACAAAAACGAAGGTTTTGCCGGTGCAGGTTATCCTATTCAAAAAATTGTTACAACAGGTATTTCTATCAACTTTTAA